In Microbulbifer sp. GL-2, the following are encoded in one genomic region:
- a CDS encoding ABC transporter ATP-binding protein, which produces MEPIISIQGLGKTYAGGFTALNNVDLEIKRGEIFALLGPNGAGKTTLISIVCGIVNASSGSVRVNGYDIQADYRKARGEIGLVPQEISTDAFETVWAAVKFSRGLFGKAPNPAYLEKILRQLSLWEKKDNKIITLSGGMKRRLMIAKALSHEPNVLFLDEPTAGVDVELRQDMWEMVRGLQDSGVTIILTTHYIEEAEEMADRVGVINRGELVLVEEKSTLMQKMGEKELSLNLPEPLQKIPDALADLPLSLNGDGSQLVYRFDVKSEDTGIAEFLRRLNAANIDFRDLHTRESSLEEIFVTLVNGARREREEQLSKETQE; this is translated from the coding sequence GTGGAACCTATTATTTCGATCCAGGGCCTCGGCAAAACCTATGCCGGAGGATTTACCGCACTCAACAATGTGGACCTGGAAATTAAACGCGGGGAAATTTTTGCCCTGCTCGGCCCCAATGGTGCCGGCAAAACCACCCTGATCAGCATTGTGTGCGGTATCGTCAATGCCAGTAGCGGCAGTGTTCGCGTAAATGGGTACGACATTCAGGCCGATTACCGCAAAGCCCGCGGTGAAATCGGTCTGGTGCCGCAGGAAATTTCTACCGACGCCTTTGAAACCGTCTGGGCTGCAGTTAAGTTCAGTCGAGGGCTTTTTGGTAAGGCCCCAAACCCAGCTTACTTGGAAAAAATTCTGCGGCAGTTGTCCCTGTGGGAAAAAAAGGACAATAAAATTATTACCCTTTCTGGCGGTATGAAACGCCGCCTGATGATAGCCAAGGCGCTCTCCCACGAACCCAATGTCCTGTTTCTGGATGAACCCACTGCTGGCGTGGATGTGGAGCTGCGCCAGGATATGTGGGAAATGGTGCGCGGTCTACAGGATTCCGGTGTCACTATTATTCTCACCACACACTATATCGAGGAGGCCGAGGAGATGGCCGATCGCGTCGGGGTGATCAATCGCGGAGAGCTGGTATTGGTGGAAGAGAAAAGTACCCTGATGCAGAAAATGGGTGAGAAGGAACTCAGCCTCAATCTGCCTGAACCCCTGCAGAAAATACCCGACGCTCTAGCTGACTTGCCCCTCAGCCTCAATGGGGACGGCAGCCAGCTGGTATACCGCTTCGACGTAAAAAGCGAAGATACCGGCATCGCGGAATTCCTGCGCCGTCTCAACGCGGCCAATATCGATTTTCGTGACCTGCACACCAGAGAGAGCTCCCTGGAAGAAATCTTTGTAACCCTGGTAAATGGTGCGCGTCGGGAACGCGAGGAGCAGCTGAGCAAGGAGACGCAGGAATGA